Proteins from a genomic interval of Corynebacterium deserti GIMN1.010:
- a CDS encoding ATP-binding protein, whose amino-acid sequence MSNTPAPYSPQPAGQSAPFYPTFTRSREGRVVAGVASGLAKHLNVSVFWVRAILIFSAMLSGVGVFAYALVWIFTKIEKKGEGEKASTSGRWVSWGLVLLAIGGAAASVLISTGFAVGTLVPVGVVGVGLLMVWLAYDRGIESGPNVLIIVAGGVLMLAAIVLVVMNWDTQDGFFTALVAVLLTLAGVAALGVPLWVRMWDQLGEERAEKAAAAERADIASRLHDSVLQTLALIQKRADDPAEVARLARGQERELRQWLFDSHDKTPQTTGTVFTALERACGEVEDLYALRIVPVTVGTDESLTDTSQAAVMAAREALVNVAKHAGVETADVYAEIMLGELSIFVRDRGCGFDPDNVPNGHHGLAESVIGRVERAGGKVRIKSEIGSGTEVAITMDV is encoded by the coding sequence ATGAGTAACACACCCGCGCCTTATTCTCCGCAGCCTGCGGGGCAATCGGCACCCTTTTATCCCACGTTCACCCGGTCGCGCGAAGGCCGGGTTGTTGCGGGTGTGGCATCAGGGCTGGCAAAGCACCTCAACGTTTCGGTGTTTTGGGTTCGCGCCATTTTGATTTTCTCTGCGATGCTCAGTGGCGTCGGTGTGTTTGCGTATGCGCTGGTGTGGATTTTCACCAAGATTGAGAAAAAAGGGGAGGGGGAGAAGGCGTCGACAAGCGGGCGCTGGGTGTCCTGGGGCCTGGTGCTGTTGGCAATCGGTGGTGCTGCGGCGTCGGTCCTAATTAGCACCGGCTTTGCGGTGGGCACGCTCGTGCCCGTCGGCGTGGTGGGCGTGGGGCTGCTGATGGTGTGGCTGGCCTATGACCGCGGCATTGAGTCAGGCCCCAACGTGCTCATTATTGTGGCCGGCGGTGTACTCATGCTCGCCGCAATTGTGCTGGTGGTGATGAATTGGGACACCCAAGACGGCTTCTTTACCGCGCTTGTTGCCGTGCTGCTCACCCTGGCTGGCGTGGCGGCGCTCGGCGTGCCGCTGTGGGTACGGATGTGGGACCAGCTCGGCGAAGAACGCGCGGAAAAAGCCGCCGCCGCGGAACGCGCCGACATTGCCTCGCGCCTGCACGACTCCGTGTTGCAGACCCTTGCGCTCATCCAAAAGCGCGCTGACGACCCCGCGGAAGTCGCACGACTTGCCCGCGGACAGGAACGTGAACTGAGGCAATGGCTGTTTGATTCGCACGACAAGACCCCGCAAACCACCGGCACCGTATTTACCGCGCTGGAACGCGCATGTGGCGAAGTAGAGGACTTATACGCACTGCGCATCGTGCCCGTGACAGTGGGCACCGACGAATCGCTCACGGATACCAGCCAAGCAGCCGTCATGGCGGCACGCGAGGCGCTGGTCAACGTGGCAAAACACGCAGGAGTTGAAACCGCAGACGTGTATGCGGAAATTATGCTCGGCGAACTCAGCATCTTCGTCCGCGACCGCGGCTGTGGCTTCGACCCTGACAACGTACCTAACGGACATCACGGACTCGCCGAATCCGTCATCGGCCGAGTTGAACGCGCCGGCGGGAAAGTACGCATCAAATCCGAGATCGGCTCCGGCACCGAAGTGGCCATCACAATGGATGTGTAA
- the esrR gene encoding two-component system response regulator EsrR, which translates to MVDVFLVDDHSVFRSGVKAELGDAVTVVGEAGTVADAVAGIKATTPEVVLLDVHMPDGGGLAVLRQINESDVDTIFLALSVSDAAEDVIAIIRGGARGYVTKSISGPELVEAINRVNSGDAFFSPRLAGFVLDAFAAPDSAAGAGIVDAPEKDAAVESGKILDDPVVDALTRRELEVLRLLARGYTYKEIGKELFISVKTVETHASNILRKTQQSNRHALTRWAHSRDLD; encoded by the coding sequence ATGGTTGATGTGTTTTTGGTCGATGACCACTCGGTGTTCCGCTCGGGCGTGAAAGCAGAACTCGGCGACGCCGTCACTGTCGTCGGCGAAGCTGGGACGGTGGCTGATGCCGTAGCTGGCATCAAGGCCACAACACCCGAGGTCGTGCTTCTCGACGTCCACATGCCGGACGGCGGCGGCCTTGCGGTCCTCCGACAGATCAACGAATCCGATGTCGACACCATCTTCCTCGCATTAAGCGTCTCTGACGCAGCAGAAGACGTCATCGCCATCATCCGCGGCGGTGCCAGAGGATATGTAACCAAATCCATCTCTGGACCAGAACTCGTCGAAGCCATCAACCGCGTGAACTCCGGCGACGCCTTCTTCTCACCACGCCTGGCAGGATTCGTCCTCGACGCCTTCGCTGCACCCGACTCCGCAGCTGGCGCAGGCATTGTCGACGCCCCCGAAAAAGACGCCGCCGTCGAATCCGGAAAAATCCTCGACGACCCCGTCGTTGACGCGCTAACCCGCCGAGAACTCGAAGTCCTTCGCCTACTTGCTCGTGGCTACACTTACAAAGAAATCGGCAAAGAGCTGTTCATCTCTGTCAAAACGGTGGAAACCCACGCCTCAAACATTCTGCGCAAAACACAGCAATCCAACCGCCACGCACTGACTCGCTGGGCACATTCAAGGGACCTCGACTAA
- a CDS encoding Y-family DNA polymerase → MALWFPDWPVQAVWLDREEKLQVKNPIAITAQYRIQVCGLVARRRGVKRGMKVRQAQAVCPELEVVDADLDRDARMFEGIIESLGDVASSVEVLRPGLVVIDAGAAARYHGSEDTAVAMLIDASSRQGIDVFAGVADEITTAVIAARYEGGKVVERGREASISFLNQQPLSALGAETALGCDLDVVRALSDLGLRTLGDLAALPVDAVATRFGNPGLRCHNIARARNARNVAPPITHVDWEVAHVPEETIMRVDAAAFLARTLAAQLHQRLAHAGVVCQVLKVTADFTTGDTLSRVWRTGEPLTEQATADRVRWQLDGWLTARGVTESDDPNDHDGITGLWLTPVECVPPDMASGGLWDTGRSHNHVARQVIQRVQSTLGIDAVLQPVPAGGRGVEERIHFVPYGEKRDAVRNPQGAWPGQIPGPLPARLGGGINHPASQITMIDAESQRIYVTAEALLSSSPYALAWGKARYLITGWAGPWPVDDRWWEKNGTKYARLQVVGRAVSEERQLSAWLLIWKDSKWRIEATY, encoded by the coding sequence ATGGCGTTGTGGTTTCCGGACTGGCCCGTGCAGGCAGTGTGGCTTGATAGAGAGGAGAAACTGCAGGTAAAAAACCCCATTGCGATTACTGCGCAGTACCGGATTCAGGTGTGTGGGCTGGTGGCGCGGCGGCGTGGTGTGAAGCGTGGAATGAAAGTTCGTCAGGCGCAGGCGGTGTGCCCGGAGCTGGAGGTCGTTGACGCGGATCTGGATCGGGATGCGCGCATGTTCGAGGGCATTATTGAATCGCTCGGTGATGTTGCGTCCAGCGTCGAGGTGCTTCGTCCCGGCTTGGTCGTCATCGACGCGGGTGCGGCAGCCCGATACCACGGCTCCGAGGACACGGCGGTAGCAATGCTTATCGACGCCTCCTCCCGCCAAGGCATCGACGTGTTTGCCGGCGTCGCGGATGAGATAACTACGGCTGTTATCGCTGCGCGATATGAAGGTGGAAAGGTAGTGGAAAGGGGGAGGGAGGCGTCGATAAGCTTTTTAAACCAGCAACCTTTAAGCGCGCTGGGCGCTGAAACCGCACTTGGCTGCGACCTCGACGTCGTGCGTGCCCTGTCTGACCTGGGACTACGCACGCTGGGAGATCTCGCGGCGCTGCCCGTGGACGCCGTGGCGACGCGCTTTGGTAACCCTGGGCTGCGCTGCCACAACATTGCGCGCGCGAGGAATGCTCGTAATGTGGCGCCACCGATTACCCATGTGGATTGGGAAGTTGCGCATGTGCCTGAGGAAACGATTATGCGTGTCGACGCCGCCGCCTTCCTCGCTCGCACCCTCGCCGCGCAGCTGCATCAACGGCTCGCGCATGCCGGTGTGGTGTGCCAAGTGCTGAAAGTGACCGCTGATTTCACCACCGGCGACACCTTGAGCCGTGTGTGGCGCACCGGCGAACCACTGACCGAACAAGCCACCGCTGATCGCGTGCGCTGGCAACTCGACGGCTGGCTCACCGCGCGTGGCGTCACGGAATCCGACGACCCCAACGATCACGACGGCATCACCGGGCTGTGGCTCACCCCTGTCGAATGCGTTCCTCCTGATATGGCGAGTGGCGGACTGTGGGACACCGGGCGCAGCCATAATCATGTGGCACGGCAAGTGATCCAACGCGTGCAATCAACGCTGGGGATCGACGCCGTACTGCAACCCGTTCCCGCCGGTGGCCGCGGCGTGGAGGAACGTATCCATTTTGTTCCCTACGGCGAAAAACGTGACGCTGTGCGCAATCCTCAAGGAGCATGGCCCGGACAAATCCCCGGCCCGCTGCCTGCGCGTTTGGGCGGAGGCATCAATCACCCGGCCTCGCAGATCACCATGATTGATGCCGAAAGCCAACGGATTTACGTCACCGCCGAAGCGTTGTTGAGCTCCTCACCATACGCATTGGCCTGGGGAAAGGCTCGATATCTGATCACAGGCTGGGCAGGGCCCTGGCCAGTGGATGATCGATGGTGGGAGAAAAACGGCACAAAATATGCCCGCCTCCAAGTGGTGGGACGGGCAGTATCTGAAGAAAGGCAGTTAAGCGCGTGGCTGTTGATATGGAAAGACAGCAAGTGGCGGATTGAGGCCACCTATTAG
- a CDS encoding AMIN-like domain-containing (lipo)protein, producing the protein MIVQPSSLFKTLAIVGISVLALAGCGISNSTTNDASSVTQTMSATADGAQLSNEASAGPTALGEADVAMKTLRPDAPAQLMVTDVRIGSHSGFDRVVFDLTGTGTPGWFIDYTSNPTQQGSGNTINFTGDTALNVNIDGTVYPFDLGLEDPQIGTVDGSGSIVTQVVSAGTFEGRSQFVIGLNGKHPYSITELQDPHRIVVDVLAQ; encoded by the coding sequence ATGATTGTGCAGCCGAGTTCTCTTTTCAAAACATTAGCTATCGTGGGCATCAGCGTCTTAGCACTTGCCGGTTGTGGAATCTCCAATTCCACCACCAACGATGCTTCTTCTGTAACCCAAACTATGTCCGCGACTGCGGATGGCGCACAGTTGTCCAATGAAGCATCCGCTGGCCCAACCGCATTGGGCGAAGCCGATGTAGCCATGAAGACTCTCCGACCTGATGCACCTGCACAGCTCATGGTCACCGATGTTCGGATTGGTTCTCACAGTGGCTTTGACCGGGTGGTATTTGATCTCACTGGCACCGGAACTCCTGGTTGGTTCATTGATTACACCTCCAATCCCACTCAGCAGGGCAGCGGAAACACCATCAATTTCACGGGCGATACAGCGCTGAACGTAAATATTGACGGCACTGTTTATCCTTTTGATTTGGGCCTTGAGGATCCACAGATCGGCACCGTGGATGGTTCCGGCAGCATTGTCACCCAGGTTGTCAGCGCCGGTACTTTTGAGGGCCGCTCCCAGTTCGTCATCGGACTTAACGGCAAGCACCCCTACTCCATCACGGAGCTGCAGGATCCTCACCGTATCGTCGTGGATGTTTTAGCGCAGTAG
- a CDS encoding sucrase ferredoxin, protein MTLRCSDVKAEPLPGTAKTGCGFVLLEHAGPWSRDVLDGGTFDPDLTAQIKKHLKASRMGLQLIRKPGREGRNVEKHNLFLVFSDLAIIEHLVVDTPADILNLNLSGPGQNNAQRIVDPMLLICTHSKRDACCAIKGRPLAAAVEPQFGPLHVWEASHTKGHRFAPSMLLMPWNYSYGQLDEEETVQLFQGAMDNKLFLPGNRGRGIYDERGQVAEIAVAEAFGDAVAPASLQTEVEENSVLVTHVDGRSWVVELERIEVEGIVSSCGDQPKIGKAWVVKQVMENSG, encoded by the coding sequence ATGACTCTTCGTTGCTCTGACGTTAAAGCTGAACCCCTTCCCGGTACCGCAAAAACAGGATGCGGGTTCGTTCTCCTCGAGCATGCTGGCCCGTGGAGCCGCGATGTTTTAGACGGTGGAACATTCGATCCTGATTTAACTGCCCAGATTAAGAAGCACTTAAAAGCTTCGCGAATGGGTTTGCAGTTAATAAGGAAGCCCGGGAGAGAGGGAAGAAACGTCGAAAAGCATAATCTTTTTCTTGTTTTTTCTGACCTCGCCATTATCGAACACCTGGTAGTAGACACACCTGCTGATATTTTGAACCTCAATTTAAGCGGGCCGGGCCAGAACAATGCGCAGCGCATAGTCGACCCAATGTTGCTGATTTGTACACATTCGAAGCGCGATGCGTGTTGTGCCATCAAGGGGCGTCCGTTAGCTGCCGCAGTAGAACCGCAGTTCGGTCCACTGCATGTGTGGGAGGCTTCGCACACCAAGGGACACAGATTCGCACCATCGATGCTGCTCATGCCATGGAATTACTCTTATGGACAACTTGATGAGGAAGAAACTGTGCAGCTTTTTCAGGGGGCAATGGATAATAAACTCTTTTTGCCTGGAAACCGTGGTCGCGGAATCTACGATGAGCGCGGACAAGTCGCAGAAATTGCAGTAGCGGAGGCTTTCGGAGATGCGGTAGCCCCTGCTAGTTTGCAGACTGAGGTTGAAGAAAATTCTGTACTGGTCACCCATGTGGACGGGCGCTCGTGGGTGGTAGAACTCGAGCGCATTGAGGTTGAAGGCATAGTGTCATCATGTGGTGATCAACCAAAAATCGGAAAAGCTTGGGTGGTTAAGCAAGTTATGGAAAATAGCGGTTAA
- a CDS encoding prenyltransferase, producing the protein MMEKIRLILLSSRPISWVNTAYPFGLAYLLSAGEINWLFWLGIVFFLIPYNIAMYGINDVFDYESDIRNPRKGGVEGAVLPKSSHSTLLWASAISTIPFLVILFIFGTWMSSLWLTISVLAVIAYSAPKLRFKERPFLDALTSSTHFTSPALVGATITGTSPSAAMWIALGSFFLWGMASQILGAVQDVNADREANLNSIATAIGARAAIRLSVILYLLAAVLVTTLPNPAWIIGIAILTYVFNAARFWNITDASCEQANRSWKVFLWLNYLVGAVITILLMAVHQI; encoded by the coding sequence ATGATGGAAAAAATAAGACTAATTCTTTTGTCATCTCGCCCCATTAGCTGGGTCAATACCGCCTACCCTTTTGGTCTGGCGTACCTATTAAGTGCAGGAGAGATTAACTGGCTGTTTTGGCTAGGCATAGTATTTTTTCTTATCCCGTATAACATCGCCATGTATGGCATCAACGATGTTTTTGATTACGAATCTGATATACGTAATCCCCGCAAAGGCGGCGTCGAGGGGGCTGTGCTACCGAAAAGTTCCCACAGCACACTGTTATGGGCCTCGGCTATCTCAACAATTCCTTTCCTAGTTATTCTTTTCATATTTGGCACCTGGATGTCGTCTTTATGGCTGACAATCTCAGTGCTAGCAGTGATTGCTTATTCAGCGCCGAAATTGCGTTTCAAAGAACGCCCGTTTCTCGATGCTCTAACATCTTCTACTCACTTCACGTCACCTGCATTAGTCGGTGCCACGATCACTGGAACATCTCCTTCAGCAGCGATGTGGATAGCACTGGGATCCTTTTTCTTGTGGGGCATGGCCAGTCAGATCCTTGGCGCAGTGCAGGATGTTAATGCAGACCGGGAAGCTAATCTGAACTCAATTGCCACTGCAATTGGTGCTCGCGCAGCCATTCGGCTTTCAGTAATACTTTATTTACTAGCTGCTGTTTTAGTCACTACTTTGCCTAATCCGGCGTGGATCATCGGGATTGCGATTTTAACTTACGTATTTAATGCCGCACGATTTTGGAACATTACAGATGCCAGTTGTGAACAGGCCAATCGCAGTTGGAAAGTTTTCCTCTGGTTAAATTACTTGGTCGGTGCCGTTATAACGATACTGCTAATGGCCGTTCATCAGATTTAA
- a CDS encoding lycopene cyclase domain-containing protein: MTYVFISIPFLAIAIVLFALKLKSGTPKLLPITAVSALTLCSLTIIFDNLMVWADLFGYGDTQHLGIWLGLIPLEDLFYPLFAVLLIPALWLPGNMFKRRKRRPHHSLPTKTNRSISTRSATTQSEPEKP; this comes from the coding sequence ATGACTTATGTTTTTATAAGCATTCCTTTTTTAGCAATAGCCATCGTCCTATTTGCTTTAAAGCTGAAGTCTGGAACACCTAAACTTTTACCAATCACCGCTGTCAGTGCCCTTACCCTATGTTCTCTAACTATCATATTTGATAACCTCATGGTTTGGGCTGATCTCTTTGGATATGGGGATACCCAGCATCTTGGCATTTGGCTCGGTTTAATCCCCCTAGAGGATCTTTTCTATCCGCTCTTCGCAGTACTTCTGATTCCTGCCCTATGGTTGCCTGGAAACATGTTTAAACGCAGGAAAAGACGTCCACACCATTCCTTACCCACCAAAACCAACCGAAGCATCAGTACTAGATCCGCCACCACGCAATCTGAGCCAGAAAAGCCATAG
- a CDS encoding lycopene cyclase domain-containing protein — protein MIPIIDISHIEQDSDIFMAFIYLGTLLVLIGCMALCDHRWKLAFFRHPLRAMASVGAAYIGFLLWDIFGIITGTFYRGDSAFMSGINLAPHMPIEELFFLFFLCYITLNLTSAAALWLKAPLPEKPGKKSSPAPQHDTFQATTTPEVEP, from the coding sequence TTGATCCCTATCATCGATATTTCCCACATTGAGCAAGATAGCGATATTTTTATGGCCTTTATTTATCTAGGGACTCTCCTAGTTCTCATTGGGTGCATGGCTTTGTGCGACCACCGTTGGAAGCTAGCATTCTTCCGCCATCCGTTAAGGGCAATGGCTTCGGTAGGTGCTGCATATATCGGATTTCTTTTATGGGATATATTTGGCATTATTACTGGCACTTTTTATCGCGGAGACTCAGCGTTTATGTCCGGTATTAACCTTGCGCCCCATATGCCCATTGAAGAACTTTTTTTCTTATTCTTCCTCTGCTACATCACCCTCAACCTTACCTCGGCAGCAGCATTATGGCTTAAAGCACCACTGCCTGAAAAACCCGGTAAAAAGTCTTCCCCCGCTCCACAGCACGATACTTTCCAAGCGACTACCACTCCCGAGGTTGAACCATGA
- a CDS encoding phytoene desaturase, with translation MKTSTTTPRSSGTAVVIGAGVAGLATSALLARDGWQVTVLEKNTDVGGRAGSLEISGFPGFRWDTGPSWYLMPEAFDHFFALFGARTSDYLDLVELTPGYRVFSGTHDAVDVPTGREEAIALFESIEPGAGAKLGNYLDSAADAYDIAIDRFLYNNFSTLGPLLHRDVLTRAGRLFSLLTRSLQKYVNSQFSSPVLRQILTYPAVFLSSRPTTTPSMYHLMSHTDLVQGVKYPIGGFTAVVDALHQLALENGVEFQLDSEVISINTASSRGNTSTTGVSFLHNREVQNLDADLVVSAGDLHHTENNLLPRELRTYPERYWSNRNPGIGAVLILLGVKGELPQLDHHNLFFSEDWTDDFAVVFDGPQLTRPHNASNSIYVSKPSTSEDGVAPAGYENLFVLIPTKASSGIGHGDAYIQSASASVETIASHAINQIATQAGIPDLTDRIVVKRTIGPADFEHRYHSWVGSALGPAHTLRQSAFLRGRNSSRKVENLFYAGATTVPGVGIPMCLISAENIIKRLHADTSAGPLPEPLPAKTTSSQKTSYDH, from the coding sequence ATGAAGACATCAACTACAACTCCACGCTCTTCAGGTACCGCTGTAGTCATAGGCGCAGGTGTTGCTGGTTTAGCAACTTCTGCACTTTTAGCACGTGATGGCTGGCAAGTGACTGTTTTGGAAAAAAACACTGATGTCGGTGGCCGAGCTGGATCGCTGGAAATATCAGGCTTTCCTGGCTTTCGATGGGATACCGGACCTTCTTGGTACCTCATGCCTGAGGCCTTTGACCATTTCTTCGCACTTTTTGGTGCACGTACTTCTGATTATCTCGATTTGGTAGAATTAACGCCTGGTTATCGAGTTTTTTCCGGCACACATGACGCTGTCGATGTCCCCACTGGCCGTGAAGAAGCAATTGCTCTATTCGAATCCATTGAACCCGGCGCGGGTGCAAAACTAGGAAATTATCTTGATAGCGCGGCAGACGCCTATGACATTGCCATTGATAGATTCCTTTATAATAATTTCTCCACATTGGGCCCGCTGCTTCACCGGGATGTACTGACCCGAGCTGGTCGACTGTTTTCTCTACTGACCCGTTCTTTACAAAAGTACGTAAATAGTCAATTCAGTAGCCCGGTATTGCGCCAGATCCTCACCTATCCAGCAGTCTTCCTGTCTTCCCGACCAACGACTACCCCATCGATGTACCACTTGATGAGTCATACCGATTTGGTGCAGGGAGTGAAATACCCTATAGGTGGTTTTACTGCAGTGGTTGACGCTCTGCATCAGTTAGCGCTGGAAAACGGGGTTGAGTTTCAACTTGATTCTGAGGTCATTTCTATCAACACTGCTTCATCTAGGGGCAACACAAGCACCACAGGTGTGAGCTTCCTTCACAACAGAGAAGTGCAAAATCTAGATGCGGATCTTGTGGTTTCAGCTGGCGACTTGCACCATACAGAAAATAATCTGCTTCCCCGGGAACTTCGAACCTATCCCGAACGATATTGGTCCAATCGCAATCCTGGAATTGGAGCGGTATTAATCCTCTTGGGAGTAAAAGGAGAGTTACCCCAGCTCGATCATCACAATCTTTTCTTCAGTGAAGATTGGACAGATGATTTTGCTGTAGTTTTCGACGGGCCTCAACTTACCCGCCCCCACAATGCATCAAATTCCATTTATGTCTCCAAGCCTTCAACATCCGAAGACGGCGTTGCACCTGCTGGATACGAAAACCTTTTTGTTTTAATTCCAACCAAGGCTTCCAGTGGCATCGGCCACGGCGATGCGTATATACAGTCAGCGTCAGCATCCGTGGAAACAATCGCGTCCCATGCAATCAATCAAATTGCTACGCAAGCCGGCATCCCTGACCTCACTGATCGAATTGTGGTCAAACGCACCATTGGCCCTGCGGATTTTGAACACCGCTACCATTCATGGGTAGGCAGCGCACTGGGTCCAGCACATACCCTCAGGCAGTCCGCTTTCTTAAGGGGGCGCAATAGCTCCCGCAAGGTCGAGAACCTCTTCTATGCCGGTGCCACCACCGTCCCGGGCGTAGGAATACCCATGTGTTTAATTTCTGCCGAGAATATTATTAAGCGTTTACATGCCGACACCAGTGCAGGGCCACTGCCCGAACCCTTGCCGGCTAAAACGACGTCATCTCAAAAGACCTCATACGATCATTAA
- a CDS encoding phytoene/squalene synthase family protein has translation MTHKNSPLFLKSALRLYNRASFKASHKVIEEYSTSFSLSTWLLSPRIRNDIRNLYAVVRIADEIVDGTAHAAGCSTAKIEEILDAYEIAVLAAPQQRFNTDLVLQAYGETARRCDFEQEHVIAFFASMRKDLKANTHDPDSFTTYVYGSAEVIGLLCLSVFNQGRTISKKRLEIMQNGARSLGAAFQKINFLRDLAEDQQNLGRFYFPETSQGTLTKEQKEDLIADIRQDLAIAHDAFPEIPVQARIGVISAYLLFQKLTDRIEATPTSDLLRERIRVPLHIKLSILASATMKGLSMSIYRKNSR, from the coding sequence ATGACACACAAAAATTCGCCTCTCTTTCTTAAAAGTGCACTGAGACTTTACAATCGGGCTTCATTCAAGGCTTCACATAAAGTGATCGAGGAGTATTCAACGAGCTTCAGTCTGTCTACGTGGTTGCTATCCCCACGCATACGAAATGACATACGAAATCTCTATGCAGTAGTTCGTATTGCCGATGAAATTGTCGACGGCACTGCACATGCCGCTGGTTGCTCAACTGCCAAAATCGAAGAGATTCTCGATGCCTATGAAATTGCGGTTCTTGCAGCACCACAACAACGCTTCAACACAGATCTTGTTTTACAAGCTTATGGTGAAACTGCCCGACGCTGTGATTTCGAACAAGAGCATGTAATAGCCTTCTTTGCATCAATGCGTAAGGACCTCAAAGCTAATACACACGACCCAGATAGCTTCACAACGTATGTCTATGGCTCCGCGGAAGTTATAGGCCTACTTTGTCTCAGCGTTTTCAACCAAGGTAGAACGATTAGCAAAAAACGGCTAGAGATTATGCAAAACGGAGCCCGCTCATTGGGAGCGGCATTCCAAAAAATTAACTTTCTCCGTGACTTGGCAGAAGATCAGCAAAATTTGGGCCGTTTCTATTTCCCCGAAACCAGCCAAGGAACTCTTACTAAAGAACAAAAAGAAGATCTCATCGCTGATATTCGTCAAGACCTGGCAATTGCCCACGATGCATTTCCAGAAATACCAGTGCAGGCTCGCATCGGAGTGATCTCTGCCTATTTGCTCTTTCAAAAACTCACTGACCGAATTGAGGCTACTCCTACCTCCGATTTATTGCGGGAGCGAATCAGAGTTCCACTTCATATCAAACTCTCTATACTCGCTAGCGCCACGATGAAAGGTCTATCTATGAGCATCTACAGAAAGAATTCGCGATGA